Proteins encoded by one window of Rutidosis leptorrhynchoides isolate AG116_Rl617_1_P2 chromosome 7, CSIRO_AGI_Rlap_v1, whole genome shotgun sequence:
- the LOC139858270 gene encoding protein ENHANCED DOWNY MILDEW 2-like, protein MASSDDEGETYPDVVSDYYFADGDNEPLSFSKLPVQWNESESSSTIEGPIFMSGSFDNGLRKFYQQVKAWKFDLSSATPEISVLSKDNHWIKLQKPRKSYIPLVRTILITIHSLCFLRRKPEASAQSLWDHLSKVFSLYDVRPSENDLRDHISFIKEVIKKDEALAKSKFLTSFLENPRKKKSSDEDVGTGTKPSFIVDDTDELQEDDFITKQTEDSDSDEDDYTDLVCAICDEGGSLICCDGKCFRSFHANRDFEEAEDSNCETLCINSQTLEAQDQFKCENCQYSLHQCFVCGELGSSDKSSNTEVFQCSSATCGHFYHPQCVAVLLQKNDKVEQQALKEKIAAGDPFICPAHKCAVCKHTENEKIEDMQFAICRRCPTSYHRKCLPRKIVFDEDAGDDDEIRAWDGLLPKSRVLIFCLKHEIDPDLCTPARTLIFRNILTSKTKRPSEQIRKIKVASVKETGATLENSLKKKKCAAEISSAKKPEGSFKRKATVLSGGPDSVKKKKVADTSSKNPLKRNLSTNNKKPVFNDNQPTIGSRLYDLLYTGTESKNLEKDGTSVDNKKQVVAPNYLEKDILPPVDDDSKQRILALMKDAASSITLEDIKEYHLRKVPSTHAHSSRVDKSIRLARVEGSVEALNVALKKLEEGCSVEDAMAVCEPADIAQLLKWKEKLRVYLAPFLHGMRYTSYGRHFTKVDKLEEIADKLQWYIKDGDTVVDFCCGANDFSCLVKKRLDEMGKTKCSYKNYDIKIPKNDFCFEKRNWMMVNPKELPSGSQLIMGLNPPFGVNAALANQFIDKALQFKPKLIVLIVPPETERLDSEKKRVPYDLMWEDAELLSGKSFYLPGSCDVNDKQMEQWNNTPPPLYLWSRSDWTSKHKAIAQQHGHIPVTKKEQQQSDEKNVTAPVVTNAAVNNNDHPVGPPVIDLPTVKKDPEQTKEKAKKPNNRNRKRKGKAAHSNDGAKNKPMSKEEEKPNQNSNKRNRLQQLDKRDQEADEKDDHKKPRSEDQAQKNVKVQANSRDDQVLNKDNTRAPRDDQAPNKDKDKTRSPRDDHALNNDKTRAPREDQALNKDKTRAPRDDQALNKDKTRSHRDDQALKQDKSRAPRDDQAQNHDKTRSPRDDEALNKDKTRSPRDDQALKQDKSRAPRDDQAQNHVKTRSPRDDEALNKDKTRSPRDDQALKHDKTRAPRDDQAMNMNNDKNRAPRDDQPLKPEKTQAPRDDQTLKPEKTRAPRDDQALNNDKTRAPSHDDQVLKPEKIRAPSRDDQALKPEKTRASSRDDQALNHDKIRAPSRDDQPVKLEKVQASPREYHGQKLERSQASPHEYRAPSHEIEARKHDFKYNSSATVREDQPQKVDNTYNRARENDMLKLESKYNTGSARVDQVHETRDADFSFLNDVREQLADQNLEMRYDDESTFSLQNDVAPSFDHYLERKYNPNAEDPYLSSSYNRRVDGPSHHHHANSSYSIRPDPVQYSGYDRGTRGSYYDEMSSRGGNGNYPVTHHEPGLTRYGPADTTPYNRASASAMQKYAPRLDELNPRMNNVGRSEMDGLSHTRMNGYGRPEPPMGGRGVGGYGPPLHGPGYRMDGFAPGPYNPYSQHNSGGWLNE, encoded by the exons ATGGCATCTTCAGATGATGAGGGAGAGACATATCCGGATGTTGTCTCCGACTACTATTTCGCTGATGGAGATAACGAACCCCTTTCGTTTTCAAAGTTACCTGTGCAATGGAATGAGAGTGAGAGTTCAAGTACTATCGAGGGGCCCATTTTTATGAGTGGTAGCTTTGACAATGGCCTTCGAAAGTTCTATCAGCAGGTTAAAGCTTGGAAGTTTGATTTATCGTCAGCTACTCCCGAAATTTCAGTACTTTCAAAAGATAACCACTGGATTAAGCTTCAAAAACCCAGGAAGAGTTACATACCTTTGGTTAGAACAATATTAATCACCATACATTCCCTATGTTTTCTTAGAAGAAAACCAGAGGCGTCTGCGCAGTCATTATGGGACCACCTGTCGAAAGTTTTTAG TTTGTACGATGTCAGGCCTTCAGAGAATGATCTAAGAGATCATATAAGTTTCATTAAAGAAGTTATAAAGAAGGATGAAGCATTGGCAAAATCCAAG TTTCTGACTTCATTTTTGGAGAATCCCAGAAAGAAGAAATCATCTGATGAG GATGTTGGAACTGGTACAAAACCCAGCTTCATAGTTGATGACACTGATGAGCTCCAAGAGGATGACTTCATAACAAAACAGACTGAAGATAGCGACTCCGATGAGGATGATTATACTGATTTGGTTTGTGCAATATGTGATGAGGGTGGTTCACTGATTTG TTGTGATGGGAAATGTTTTAGGTCATTTCATGCAAATAGAGATTTCGAGGAGGCTGAGGATTCCAACTGTGAAACTCTTTGCATAAATTCTCAAACATTAGAG GCCCAGGATCAGTTTAAATGTGAGAATTGTCAGTATAGTCTACACCAATGCTTTGTTTGTGGTGAACTTGGTTCTTCTGATAAATCTTCGAATACAGAG GTTTTTCAGTGTAGTTCTGCAACGTGTGGCCACTTTTATCATCCTCAATGTGTTGCAGTTCTGCTACAGAAGAATGATAAGGTTGAGCAACAGGCTCTAAAAGAGAAGATTGCTGCAGGTGATCCCTTCATATGTCCTGCTCACAAATGTGCTGTTTGTAAGCACACAGAAAATGAAAAAATAGAAGACATGCAGTTTGCTATTTGCAGGCGATGTCCAACTTCATACCACCGAAAATGCTTACCAAG gaaaattgtgtttgatgAAGACGCTGGTGATGATGATGAAATCAGGGCTTGGGATGGGCTGCTTCCTAAATCCCGTGTATTGATATTTTGTTT AAAACATGAGATCGATCCAGATCTGTGTACTCCTGCAAGAACCTTAATTTTTCGCAATATCCTAACTAGCAAGACGAAAAGACCATCCGAACAGATAAGGAAGATAAAAGTTGCATCAGTTAAGGAGACAGGCGCAACTTTAGAAAACtcattgaagaagaagaagtgtgCTGCTGAAATATCATCTGCTAAAAAACCAGAAGGTTCTTTCAAGAGGAAAGCAACAGTATTATCCGGTGGGCCAGATTCTGTAAAGAAAAAGAAAGTAGCAGATACTTCTTCTAAGAACCCTTTAAAGAGGAATTTATCAACAAATAATAAGAAACCCGTATTTAATGATAATCAACCAACTATAGGGAGTCGATTGTACGATTTGTTGTACACAGGGACAGAATCAAAAAACTTGGAAAAGGATGGCACTTCTGTTGATAACAAGAAGCAAGTGGTGGCACCCAATTATTTAGAGAAGGATATTTTACCACCTGTAGATGATGATTCAAAACAGAG AATACTTGCATTAATGAAAGATGCTGCTTCGTCTATTACACTTGAGGATATAAAGGAGTACCACCTAAGGAAAGTACCATCTACACATGCACATTCATCAAGAGTTGACAAATCCATTAGATTGGCCAGGGTTGAAGGTTCTGTGGAG GCTCTTAATGTAGCTTTAAAGAAGCTTGAAGAAGGATGCAGTGTTGAGGATGCAATGGCCGTTTGTGAGCCTGCTGACATTGCCCAACTATTGAAGTGGAAG GAAAAGCTCAGGGTGTACCTTGCACCATTTCTGCATGGAATGCGGTATACTTCATATGGTCGCCATTTTACCAAAGTGGACAAACTGGAGGAG ATTGCTGACAAGCTTCAATGGTATATTAAAGATGGTGACACG GTAGTTGATTTTTGCTGTGGTGCAAATGATTTCAGTTGCCTTGTAAAGAAACGACTTGATGAGATGGGAAAAACAAAGTGCTCATACAAAAATTATGACATCAAAATACCAAAG AATGATTTCTGTTTTGAGAAGAGAAATTGGATGATGGTTAATCCAAAAGAATTGCCTTCTGGGTCTCAATTG ATCATGGGTCTAAACCCTCCATTTGGAGTAAATGCTGCTCTTGCAAACCAGTTCATAGATAAAGCCCTTCAATTTAAGCCTAAGCTTATTGTTCTCATTGTTCCCCCAGAAACCGAAAG GTTAGATAGTGAAAAGAAGAGAGTTCCATATGATCTCATGTGGGAGGATGCTGAATTGCTATCTGGGAAG TCATTTTATCTTCCGGGATCATGTGATGTGAATGACAAGCAAATGGAACAATGGAACAACACTCCACCACCACTATACCTTTGGAGCCGCTCAGATTGGACTAGTAAGCATAAGGCTATAGCTCAGCAACATGGCCATATACCCGTTACTAAAAAAGAACAACAACAATCTGATGAAAAAAATGTTACTGCACCGGTTGTGACCAATGCGGCTGTCAATAATAATGATCATCCTGTGGGCCCCCCTGTTATCGATCTTCCTACTGTAAAAAAAGATCCCGAACAAACCAAAGAAAAAGCAAAAAAACCCAACAATAGAAATAGAAAGAGAAAAGGAAAAGCAGCTCACAGTAATGATGGAGCTAAAAATAAGCCGATGAGTAAGGAGGAGGAAAAGCCTAACCAGAATTCAAATAAGAGAAACCGTTTGCAACAATTGGACAAACGTGATCAGGAAGCTGATGAGAAAGATGACCACAAAAAACCTCGGTCTGAAGATCAAGCTCAGAAAAATGTCAAAGTTCAGGCTAACTCTCGTGATGATCAAGTTTTGAATAAAGACAACACCCGGGCTCCTCGTGATGATCAAGCCCCGAACAAAGACAAAGACAAAACCCGGTCTCCTCGTGATGATCATGCTCTGAATAATGACAAAACCCGGGCTCCTCGTGAAGATCAAGCTCTGAATAAAGACAAAACCCGGGCTCCTCGTGATGATCAAGCTCTGAATAAAGACAAAACTCGGTCTCATCGTGATGATCAAGCTCTCAAACAAGACAAATCCCGGGCTCCTCGTGATGATCAAGCTCAGAATCATGACAAAACTCGGTCTCCTCGTGATGATGAAGCTCTGAATAAAGACAAAACTAGGTCTCCTCGTGATGATCAAGCTCTCAAACAAGACAAATCCCGGGCTCCTCGTGATGATCAAGCTCAGAATCATGTCAAAACTCGGTCTCCTCGTGATGATGAAGCTCTGAATAAAGACAAAACTAGGTCTCCTCGTGATGATCAAGCTCTCAAACATGACAAAACTCGGGCTCCTCGTGATGATCAAGCTATGAATATGAATAATGACAAAAATCGGGCTCCTCGTGATGATCAACCTCTGAAACCCGAGAAAACTCAGGCTCCCCGTGATGATCAAACTCTGAAACCTGAAAAAACTCGGGCTCCTCGTGATGATCAAGCTCTGAATAATGATAAAACTCGGGCTCCCTCTCATGATGATCAAGTTCTGAAACCTGAGAAAATTAGGGCTCCCTCTCGAGATGATCAAGCTTTGAAACCTGAGAAAACCCGGGCTTCCTCTCGAGATGATCAAGCTCTGAATCATGACAAAATTCGGGCCCCGTCTCGTGATGATCAACCTGTGAAACTTGAGAAAGTTCAGGCTTCACCTCGTGAATATCATGGTCAGAAACTTGAAAGATCTCAGGCTTCCCCACATGAATATCGAGCTCCATCACATGAAATCGAAGCTCGGAAACATGATTTCAAGTATAATAGTTCAGCTACCGTTCGTGAAGATCAACCTCAGAAAGTTGACAACACTTACAACCGAGCTCGTGAAAATGACATGCTGAAACTTGAAAGTAAGTATAATACAGGCTCTGCTCGTGTAGATCAAGTTCATGAAACCCGCGATGCAGATTTTAGCTTTTTGAATGATGTACGTGAACAATTGGCAGACCAAAATTTGGAGATGAGGTATGATGATGAGTCGACTTTTAGCTTACAAAATGATGTGGCGCCATCCTTTGATCACTATTTAGAGAGGAAGTACAACCCTAATGCTGAGGATCCTTATTTGAGTTCCAGTTATAATAGACGAGTAGATGGTCCTAGTCATCATCATCATGCAAATTCTAGCTATTCAATCAGACCTGATCCGGTTCAGTATTCTGGCTACGATAGAGGAACCAGGGGTTCGTATTATGATGAAATGAGTTCACGGGGTGGTAATGGTAATTATCCGGTGACCCATCATGAACCTGGGTTAACCAGATACGGGCCTGCTGATACGACACCATATAACAGGGCTAGTGCATCTGCGATGCAGAAGTACGCACCAAGACTGGATGAGCTGAACCCAAGGATGAACAACGTGGGACGTTCTGAAATGGATGGGCTGAGTCATACAAGGATGAACGGTTACGGAAGGCCCGAACCGCCTATGGGAGGTAGGGGCGTTGGAGGTTATGGTCCGCCCTTACATGGACCGGGGTATCGTATGGATGGGTTTGCACCGGGTCCGTATAATCCGTATTCACAGCATAACTCGGGTGGTTGGCTGAACGAGTGA